The Streptococcus sp. 29896 genome includes a region encoding these proteins:
- the rpsM gene encoding 30S ribosomal protein S13, with amino-acid sequence MARIAGVDIPNDKRVVISLTYVYGIGLATSKKILAAAGISEDVRVKDLTPDQEDAIRREVDAIKVEGDLRREVNLNIKRLMEIGSYRGIRHRRGLPVRGQNTKNNARTRKGKAVAIAGKKK; translated from the coding sequence ATGGCTCGTATTGCTGGAGTTGACATTCCAAATGACAAACGTGTAGTTATTTCATTGACTTATGTTTACGGTATCGGTCTCGCAACTTCTAAGAAAATTCTTGCTGCTGCAGGTATTTCAGAAGATGTTCGCGTAAAAGACTTGACACCTGATCAAGAAGACGCTATCCGTCGTGAAGTTGATGCAATCAAAGTTGAAGGTGACCTCCGTCGTGAAGTTAACTTGAACATCAAACGTTTGATGGAAATCGGTTCATACCGTGGTATCCGTCACCGTCGTGGACTTCCTGTCCGTGGACAAAACACTAAAAACAATGCCCGCACTCGTAAAGGTAAAGCTGTTGCGATCGCAGGTAAGAAAAAATAA
- a CDS encoding type Z 30S ribosomal protein S14 — MAKKSMIAKNKRPAKFSTQAYTRCEKCGRPHSVYRKFKLCRVCFRDLAYLGQIPGVTKASW, encoded by the coding sequence ATGGCTAAAAAATCAATGATCGCTAAGAACAAACGCCCAGCTAAGTTCTCTACACAAGCTTACACACGCTGTGAAAAATGTGGACGTCCACACTCAGTTTACCGCAAATTCAAATTGTGCCGTGTATGCTTCCGCGACTTGGCTTACCTTGGACAAATTCCTGGCGTAACAAAAGCTTCTTGGTAA
- a CDS encoding DNA-directed RNA polymerase subunit alpha → MIEFEKPTITKIDENKDFGRFVIEPLERGYGTTLGNSLRRVLLASLPGAAVTSIKIEGVLHEFDTVPGVREDVMQIILNIKGISVKSYVEDEKTIELDVVGPADVTAGDILTDSDIEIVNPDHHLFTIAEGASFKAVLKVNSGRGYVPAEGNKKDDAPVGTLAVDSIYTPVKKVNYQVEPARVGSNDGFDKLTLEIMTNGTIVPEDALGLSARILMEHLGLFTDLTEVAKSAEVMKETEVASDDKMLDRTIEELDLSVRSYNCLKRAGINTVFDLTEKSEPEMMKVRNLGRKSLEEVKVKLADLGLGLKKDK, encoded by the coding sequence ATGATTGAGTTTGAAAAACCAACTATAACAAAAATTGATGAAAATAAAGATTTTGGTAGATTTGTAATCGAACCACTTGAGCGTGGTTACGGCACAACTCTCGGAAATTCTCTTCGTCGTGTACTTTTGGCATCTCTTCCAGGTGCTGCTGTAACTTCAATTAAAATTGAGGGAGTATTGCACGAATTCGATACCGTTCCAGGTGTTCGTGAAGATGTTATGCAAATCATTCTTAACATCAAAGGGATTTCTGTAAAATCTTATGTCGAAGACGAAAAGACGATTGAACTTGATGTGGTGGGTCCAGCAGATGTAACTGCAGGCGATATTCTAACAGACAGTGATATTGAAATTGTAAACCCTGATCATCATCTCTTCACCATTGCTGAAGGAGCTAGCTTCAAAGCAGTTCTTAAAGTAAATTCAGGTCGAGGCTATGTTCCTGCTGAAGGAAACAAAAAAGATGATGCACCAGTAGGTACACTTGCTGTGGATTCAATCTACACGCCAGTGAAAAAAGTTAATTACCAAGTTGAACCAGCTCGCGTTGGTAGCAATGATGGTTTTGACAAACTAACACTTGAAATCATGACCAATGGTACAATTGTGCCAGAAGATGCCCTTGGCTTATCTGCTCGTATCTTGATGGAACATTTGGGTCTCTTTACAGACTTAACTGAGGTTGCAAAATCTGCAGAAGTGATGAAAGAAACTGAAGTGGCTTCCGATGATAAGATGTTAGACCGCACAATTGAAGAATTGGATCTCTCAGTACGTTCTTACAACTGTTTGAAACGTGCCGGAATCAATACTGTATTTGATTTGACAGAGAAATCTGAGCCAGAAATGATGAAAGTACGCAATCTTGGCCGTAAGAGTCTTGAAGAAGTCAAAGTTAAATTGGCTGATCTCGGTCTTGGATTGAAGAAAGATAAATAA
- the secY gene encoding preprotein translocase subunit SecY, with amino-acid sequence MFFKLLKDALKVKNVRKKILFTLFILFVFRIGTHITVPGVNAKSLEALSNVPFLNMLSLVSGNAMRNFSVFALGVSPYITASIIVQLLQMDILPKFVEWGRQGEVGRRKLNQATRYISVVLAFVQSIGIIASFNALSGAKLTSMPLDWKTYLIIGSILTTGSVIVSWLGELISDKGYGNGTSMIIFAGIISSLPGTFYEIYEDRFINIESSRLVESAIYVAILVVLILVVIYFTTFVQQAEYKIPIQYTKRAQGAPSSSYLPLKLNPAGVIPVIFAGSITAIPTSIIQFLASQNRSIGWLLNIQEYFDYSTVKGMVVYALLIILFTFFYTFVQVNPEKTAESLQKSAAYIHGVRPGNGTEKYLSTLLKRLAAIGSLFLSFIALLPILAQNLFGLSSNIAFLGTSLIIVIMTSIEGIKQLEGYLLKRKYVGFMEITD; translated from the coding sequence ATGTTTTTTAAACTTTTAAAAGATGCCTTAAAGGTCAAAAACGTACGTAAAAAGATTCTTTTTACCTTGTTTATCCTTTTTGTCTTCCGAATCGGGACTCACATTACTGTTCCAGGTGTGAATGCGAAAAGCCTAGAGGCCCTCTCAAATGTACCATTTTTGAACATGTTGAGTTTGGTCTCTGGTAACGCCATGCGTAACTTTTCTGTATTTGCACTTGGAGTGAGTCCATACATTACCGCATCCATCATTGTTCAGCTCCTACAAATGGATATTCTTCCAAAATTTGTAGAATGGGGCAGACAAGGAGAGGTCGGTCGGCGAAAACTAAATCAAGCTACTCGATACATTTCAGTTGTTTTGGCCTTTGTTCAATCAATCGGTATTATTGCCAGCTTTAATGCCCTCTCAGGTGCTAAGTTGACATCCATGCCTTTGGATTGGAAAACCTATCTCATTATCGGATCTATTCTGACAACAGGATCGGTTATCGTTTCCTGGTTGGGTGAGTTGATTTCTGATAAGGGCTATGGAAATGGTACATCAATGATAATCTTTGCAGGTATCATTTCATCATTGCCAGGAACCTTTTATGAAATCTATGAAGATCGCTTCATCAACATTGAATCTAGTCGTTTAGTAGAGTCTGCGATTTATGTAGCGATTTTGGTAGTTTTGATCTTAGTGGTAATCTACTTTACAACCTTTGTTCAACAAGCTGAATACAAAATTCCAATTCAGTACACCAAACGCGCCCAAGGCGCACCGTCCAGTTCTTACTTGCCGTTGAAGCTGAACCCAGCTGGTGTTATCCCTGTTATCTTTGCAGGTTCCATCACTGCGATTCCAACTTCAATCATCCAATTCTTGGCAAGTCAAAACCGCAGTATTGGTTGGTTATTGAACATTCAGGAATACTTTGATTATTCAACCGTTAAAGGTATGGTTGTTTATGCCCTGCTCATCATTTTGTTTACTTTCTTCTATACTTTTGTTCAGGTTAACCCTGAGAAAACCGCTGAAAGTTTGCAAAAGAGTGCTGCATACATCCACGGTGTTCGTCCAGGAAATGGAACAGAGAAATATCTTTCAACCCTCTTGAAACGATTGGCAGCAATCGGCTCACTCTTCTTGAGCTTCATTGCCCTTCTTCCAATCTTGGCTCAAAATCTATTTGGATTATCTTCAAACATCGCTTTCCTTGGTACCAGTCTGATCATCGTCATCATGACAAGTATCGAAGGTATCAAGCAATTGGAAGGCTACCTTCTTAAGAGAAAATATGTAGGTTTTATGGAAATTACAGACTAG
- a CDS encoding sigma-70 family RNA polymerase sigma factor: MFSSEYRKVKGIVDKTRREYYLKGWEHSDWHQEGMLVFYQLIQEYPGLKDSQNLYGFFKVRFRNYIKDKLRQQASQKRTFDRMQHEEIGDLSHCLRSPGLLQDDLLTLRDGLRSYYDQLSPTQQDNYMKLIRGERFKGRQEMVRELREVLKDFR, translated from the coding sequence ATGTTTTCATCAGAGTACAGAAAAGTTAAGGGAATAGTTGATAAAACCCGCAGAGAGTATTATTTAAAAGGGTGGGAACACAGCGATTGGCACCAAGAGGGGATGCTGGTCTTCTATCAACTCATACAGGAGTACCCAGGGCTTAAGGATAGTCAGAACCTATACGGCTTCTTCAAAGTCCGGTTTCGGAACTACATTAAGGATAAACTTCGCCAACAAGCCAGCCAAAAACGGACCTTTGATCGCATGCAACATGAAGAGATAGGAGATCTGAGCCATTGCTTACGCAGTCCAGGGCTCTTACAAGATGACTTATTGACACTACGAGATGGATTACGGAGCTATTATGACCAGCTATCCCCAACCCAACAAGATAACTATATGAAACTAATCCGAGGCGAACGGTTCAAAGGCCGACAAGAGATGGTGAGAGAACTCAGAGAAGTCTTGAAAGATTTTAGGTGA
- the rpsK gene encoding 30S ribosomal protein S11 has protein sequence MAKPTRKRRVKKNIESGIAHIHATFNNTIVMITDVHGNALAWSSAGALGFKGSRKSTPFAAQMAAEAAAKSAQEHGLKTVEVTVKGPGSGRESAIRALAAAGLEVTAIRDVTPVPHNGARPPKRRRV, from the coding sequence TTGGCTAAACCAACACGTAAACGTCGTGTGAAAAAGAATATCGAATCTGGTATTGCTCATATTCACGCAACATTTAATAACACTATTGTTATGATTACTGATGTGCATGGTAACGCTCTTGCTTGGTCATCAGCTGGTGCTCTTGGTTTCAAAGGTTCTCGTAAATCTACACCATTTGCTGCTCAAATGGCTGCTGAAGCTGCTGCTAAATCTGCACAAGAACACGGTCTTAAAACAGTTGAAGTTACCGTTAAAGGCCCAGGTTCAGGTCGTGAGTCTGCTATCCGCGCTCTTGCTGCCGCTGGTCTTGAAGTAACAGCAATTCGTGATGTGACTCCTGTACCACACAATGGTGCTCGTCCTCCAAAACGTCGCCGTGTATAA
- the rpsE gene encoding 30S ribosomal protein S5, with amino-acid sequence MAFKDNAVEIEERVVAINRVTKVVKGGRRLRFAALVVVGDRNGRVGFGTGKAQEVPEAIRKAVESAKKNMIEVPMVGTTIPHEVRSEFGGARVLLKPASEGSGVAAGGATRAVIELAGIADVTSKSLGSNTPINIVRATVEGLKQLKRAEEVAALRGISVSDLA; translated from the coding sequence ATGGCATTCAAAGATAACGCAGTTGAAATTGAAGAACGCGTAGTAGCCATCAACCGTGTTACAAAAGTTGTTAAAGGTGGACGTCGTCTTCGTTTTGCAGCTCTTGTGGTTGTTGGTGACCGTAACGGTCGCGTAGGTTTCGGTACTGGTAAAGCTCAAGAAGTACCAGAAGCTATCCGTAAAGCAGTTGAATCTGCTAAGAAAAACATGATTGAAGTACCAATGGTTGGTACAACAATTCCTCACGAAGTTCGCTCAGAATTTGGCGGCGCTCGTGTATTGTTGAAACCTGCTTCAGAAGGTTCTGGGGTTGCTGCCGGTGGTGCAACTCGTGCCGTAATCGAATTGGCAGGTATCGCAGATGTGACTTCTAAGTCACTTGGTTCAAACACACCAATCAACATCGTTCGCGCAACAGTTGAAGGTTTGAAACAATTGAAACGTGCTGAAGAAGTGGCTGCACTTCGTGGCATTTCAGTTTCTGATTTAGCATAA
- the rplF gene encoding 50S ribosomal protein L6 — protein MSRIGNKVITLPAGVELAQNNGVVTVKGPKGELTREFPTAIEIRVEGTEVTLHRPNDSKEMKTIHGTSRANLNNMVVGVSEGFKKELEMRGVGYRAQLAGNKLTLAVGKSHPDEVVAPEGITFEVPTPTQIVVSGINKEVVGQTAAYIRSLRAPEPYKGKGIRYVGEFVRRKEGKTGK, from the coding sequence ATGTCACGTATTGGTAATAAAGTAATTACATTGCCTGCTGGTGTTGAGCTTGCTCAAAACAACGGCGTGGTAACTGTAAAAGGACCTAAAGGGGAATTGACTCGTGAATTCCCAACTGCTATTGAAATCCGTGTGGAAGGTACAGAAGTTACTCTTCACCGTCCAAACGATTCAAAAGAAATGAAGACTATTCACGGTACTAGCCGTGCTAACCTCAACAACATGGTTGTTGGTGTTTCTGAAGGCTTCAAAAAAGAACTTGAAATGCGTGGTGTCGGTTACCGTGCTCAATTGGCTGGTAACAAATTGACACTTGCTGTTGGTAAATCACATCCAGATGAAGTGGTTGCACCAGAAGGTATTACATTTGAAGTTCCAACACCAACACAAATCGTCGTGTCTGGTATCAACAAAGAAGTTGTTGGTCAAACAGCAGCTTATATCCGTAGCCTTCGTGCTCCTGAGCCATACAAAGGTAAAGGTATCCGCTACGTTGGTGAATTCGTTCGCCGTAAAGAAGGTAAAACAGGTAAATAA
- the rpsH gene encoding 30S ribosomal protein S8, protein MVMTDPIADFLTRIRNANQAKHEVLEVPASNIKKGIATILKNEGFVKNVEFIEDDKQGIIRVFLKYGPNGEKVITNLKRVSKPGLRVYSKREDIPKVLNGLGIAIISTSEGLLTDKQARQKNVGGEVIAYVW, encoded by the coding sequence ATGGTTATGACTGACCCAATTGCAGATTTTTTGACACGTATTCGTAACGCTAACCAAGCAAAACACGAAGTGCTTGAAGTTCCTGCATCAAACATCAAAAAAGGTATTGCTACAATCCTTAAAAACGAAGGTTTTGTGAAAAACGTTGAATTCATCGAAGATGACAAACAAGGCATCATCCGTGTATTCTTGAAATACGGACCAAACGGTGAAAAAGTTATCACTAACTTGAAACGCGTTTCAAAACCAGGTCTTCGTGTTTACTCAAAACGTGAAGATATTCCAAAAGTTCTTAACGGACTTGGTATCGCAATCATCTCAACATCAGAAGGTCTTTTGACTGACAAACAAGCTCGTCAAAAGAACGTTGGTGGTGAGGTTATCGCATACGTTTGGTAA
- a CDS encoding glutamate-cysteine ligase family protein, whose translation MSLSKQLLFKRYIQPIPQEKELYIGVELEFPIVSKAGRGTKSQDMVSLLSDLMAPLQAIATAWDDAGNIIGIQTPAKDMLVFEVTYTTLEIAFEKASNLHQIVDRFQDYLPIIQGILSEKGYELQGKGLHPYWKENDYSPIPIGRYKLLMAYLALGKSRKDCHSFLDYAGFIHGNQVQFDVDRTSVLPVLNFFNLLEPVKAYLFANSGQDEIVQGLTIARDFLWEKSMHGVISKNVGPFDWGFDQLDDYLDVLDQSAMFCCQRDGVDYYFPPMTVSDYFQAESIQATDLLGQTSALIPQNEDIQYHRAYHYQLLTTRSTVELRSVCAQPFDQSFVPTAFQLGLLINRTKAEKLISNHLLYREQKFDIPQMRHLFSKKYLDSTTKSQMHQLSKELVILAEEGLQMRDYGEEIYLQSLKEKLDQ comes from the coding sequence TTGTCTCTATCAAAACAATTATTATTTAAGCGTTACATTCAGCCAATTCCACAAGAAAAAGAACTATACATCGGAGTAGAACTAGAGTTTCCCATCGTTTCAAAAGCTGGTAGAGGAACTAAGAGCCAAGACATGGTTTCCTTACTGAGTGACTTGATGGCCCCCTTGCAAGCAATTGCAACTGCATGGGATGATGCAGGAAATATTATCGGAATTCAGACGCCAGCAAAAGACATGCTGGTTTTTGAAGTCACTTATACTACGCTTGAAATTGCTTTCGAAAAAGCAAGTAATCTTCACCAAATCGTAGATCGATTTCAAGACTATCTCCCGATTATTCAAGGTATTCTAAGTGAAAAGGGCTATGAACTACAAGGCAAGGGGCTTCATCCTTATTGGAAGGAGAATGACTACAGTCCAATACCGATAGGCCGCTACAAGCTTTTAATGGCTTATTTAGCCCTTGGAAAGTCTAGAAAGGATTGTCATTCCTTTCTAGATTATGCAGGCTTTATACATGGTAATCAAGTGCAATTTGATGTGGATCGAACATCCGTCCTGCCGGTATTGAATTTTTTTAACCTTTTGGAACCTGTTAAGGCCTATTTGTTTGCCAATTCAGGTCAAGATGAGATTGTTCAAGGGCTGACGATTGCACGTGACTTCTTGTGGGAAAAATCGATGCACGGAGTCATTTCCAAAAATGTTGGGCCATTTGATTGGGGATTTGATCAGCTGGATGATTACCTCGATGTATTGGATCAGTCCGCCATGTTTTGCTGCCAACGAGACGGTGTTGATTACTATTTTCCTCCAATGACCGTCTCTGACTATTTTCAAGCAGAGAGCATCCAAGCTACAGATCTTTTGGGACAAACTAGCGCTCTTATTCCGCAAAACGAAGACATCCAATATCATCGAGCCTATCATTATCAGCTGCTAACAACCCGCAGCACAGTCGAGCTAAGAAGTGTTTGCGCACAACCATTTGACCAGAGCTTTGTACCAACTGCCTTTCAATTAGGGCTGCTCATTAATCGTACAAAGGCAGAAAAATTGATTTCCAACCATTTGCTGTACCGAGAGCAAAAATTTGATATTCCACAAATGCGTCATTTATTTTCTAAAAAGTATCTTGATTCAACCACAAAGTCTCAGATGCATCAGCTATCAAAAGAACTAGTGATCCTTGCAGAAGAAGGCCTACAAATGCGTGATTATGGGGAAGAAATTTATCTACAATCTCTAAAAGAAAAACTAGACCAGTAA
- the rplQ gene encoding 50S ribosomal protein L17, with translation MAYRKLGRTSSQRKAMLRDLTTDLLINESIVTTEARAKEIRKTVEKMITLGKRGDLHARRQAAAFVRNEIASENYDEATDKYTSTTALQKLFSEIAPRYAERNGGYTRILKTEPRRGDAAPMAIIELV, from the coding sequence ATGGCATACCGTAAACTAGGACGCACTAGCTCACAACGTAAAGCAATGTTGCGCGATTTGACGACAGACCTTTTGATCAACGAATCAATCGTTACAACTGAAGCTCGTGCTAAAGAAATCCGTAAAACAGTTGAAAAAATGATCACACTTGGTAAACGTGGCGATTTGCACGCTCGTCGTCAGGCAGCTGCATTTGTACGTAACGAAATCGCATCTGAAAACTATGATGAAGCTACTGATAAGTACACTTCTACTACAGCACTTCAAAAATTGTTCTCAGAAATCGCACCTCGTTATGCAGAACGCAACGGTGGATACACTCGTATTCTTAAAACTGAACCACGTCGTGGCGATGCAGCCCCAATGGCTATCATCGAATTAGTTTAA
- the rplE gene encoding 50S ribosomal protein L5 yields the protein MANRLKEKYLNEVVPALTEQFNYSSVMAVPKVDKIVLNMGVGDAVSNAKNLEKAAQELALISGQKPLITKAKKSIAGFRLREGVAIGAKVTLRGERMYEFLDKLVTVSLPRVRDFHGVPTKSFDGRGNYTLGVKEQLIFPEINFDDVDKTRGMDIVIVTTANTDEESRALLTGLGMPFAK from the coding sequence ATGGCAAATCGTTTAAAAGAAAAATATCTTAATGAAGTAGTTCCTGCTTTGACTGAACAATTTAACTATTCTTCAGTTATGGCTGTGCCAAAAGTTGATAAGATCGTTTTGAACATGGGTGTTGGTGACGCTGTTTCTAACGCTAAAAACCTTGAGAAAGCTGCTCAAGAATTGGCTTTGATCTCAGGTCAAAAACCACTTATCACTAAAGCTAAGAAATCAATCGCCGGCTTCCGTCTTCGTGAGGGTGTTGCGATCGGTGCGAAAGTAACTCTTCGTGGCGAACGTATGTATGAGTTCTTGGACAAATTGGTTACAGTTTCACTTCCACGTGTACGTGACTTCCACGGTGTACCAACTAAGTCATTCGACGGACGTGGTAACTACACACTTGGTGTGAAAGAGCAATTGATCTTCCCAGAAATCAACTTCGACGATGTTGATAAGACTCGCGGTATGGATATCGTTATCGTTACAACTGCTAACACTGACGAAGAATCACGTGCATTGCTTACTGGCCTTGGTATGCCGTTTGCAAAATAA
- the rplO gene encoding 50S ribosomal protein L15 produces the protein MKLHELQPATGSRKVRNRVGRGTSSGNGKTSGRGQKGQKARSGGGVRPGFEGGQTPLFRRLPKRGFTNINAKEYAIVNLDQLNAFEDGAEVTPVVLIEAGIVKAEKSGIKILGNGELTKKLTVKAAKFSKSAEEAITSKGGSVEVI, from the coding sequence ATGAAACTTCATGAATTGCAACCTGCAACAGGTTCTCGTAAAGTCCGCAACCGTGTAGGTCGTGGTACATCATCAGGTAACGGTAAAACTTCTGGCCGTGGTCAAAAAGGTCAAAAAGCTCGTAGCGGTGGCGGTGTTCGCCCAGGTTTTGAAGGTGGACAAACACCATTGTTCCGTCGTCTTCCAAAACGTGGTTTCACAAACATCAACGCTAAAGAGTACGCAATCGTTAACCTTGATCAATTGAACGCTTTTGAAGATGGTGCAGAAGTAACACCAGTTGTGCTTATCGAAGCTGGAATCGTTAAAGCTGAAAAATCAGGAATTAAGATTCTTGGTAACGGCGAATTGACGAAGAAATTGACAGTTAAAGCTGCTAAATTCTCTAAATCAGCTGAAGAAGCAATCACTTCTAAAGGTGGCTCAGTAGAAGTCATCTAA
- the rpmD gene encoding 50S ribosomal protein L30 — MAQIKITLTKSPIGRKPEQRKTVVALGLGKLNSSVVKEDNPAILGMVNAISHLVTVEEVN, encoded by the coding sequence ATGGCTCAAATTAAAATCACTTTGACTAAGTCTCCAATCGGTCGCAAACCAGAACAACGTAAAACAGTTGTTGCACTTGGACTTGGTAAATTGAACAGCTCAGTTGTTAAGGAAGATAACCCAGCTATCCTTGGTATGGTGAACGCTATCTCTCACTTGGTAACTGTCGAAGAAGTAAACTAA
- the rplR gene encoding 50S ribosomal protein L18, protein MISKPDKNKIRQKRHRRVRGKISGTAARPRLNIFRSNTGIYAQVIDDVAGVTLASASTLDKEVSKGTKTEQAVVVGKLVAERAVAKGISEVVFDRGGYLYHGRVKALAESARENGLKF, encoded by the coding sequence GTGATTTCAAAACCAGATAAAAACAAAATCCGCCAAAAACGCCACCGTCGCGTTCGCGGTAAAATCTCTGGAACTGCTGCTCGCCCACGTTTGAACATTTTCCGTTCTAATACAGGCATCTACGCTCAAGTGATTGATGACGTAGCGGGTGTAACGCTCGCAAGCGCTTCTACTCTTGATAAAGAAGTTTCAAAAGGTACTAAGACAGAACAAGCTGTTGTTGTAGGTAAACTCGTTGCTGAACGCGCGGTAGCTAAAGGTATTTCTGAAGTGGTCTTTGACCGCGGTGGATATCTCTATCACGGACGTGTGAAAGCTTTGGCTGAATCAGCTCGTGAAAACGGATTGAAATTCTAA
- the rpmJ gene encoding 50S ribosomal protein L36 has product MKVRPSVKPICEYCKVIRRNGRVMVICPANPKHKQRQG; this is encoded by the coding sequence ATGAAAGTAAGACCATCGGTCAAACCAATTTGCGAATACTGCAAAGTTATTCGTCGTAATGGTCGTGTTATGGTGATTTGCCCAGCAAACCCTAAACACAAGCAACGTCAAGGTTAA
- a CDS encoding adenylate kinase produces the protein MNLLIMGLPGAGKGTQAAKIVEKFNVAHISTGDMFRAAMANQTEMGLLAKSYIDKGDLVPDEVTNGIVKERLLQDDIKEKGFLLDGYPRTIEQAHALDASLADLGIELQGVINIEIDPAKLVERLSGRIIHKETGETFHKIFNPPVGDYKEEDFYQREDDKPESVKRRLEVNIAQGQPIIDHYRNKGLVHDIEGDQDIEVVFAAIDTVLTNLK, from the coding sequence ATGAATCTTTTAATCATGGGCTTACCAGGTGCAGGCAAGGGCACTCAAGCCGCAAAGATTGTTGAAAAATTTAATGTTGCTCATATTTCCACTGGAGATATGTTCCGTGCAGCAATGGCCAATCAAACTGAAATGGGACTTTTGGCTAAGTCATACATCGACAAGGGCGATTTAGTACCAGATGAAGTGACCAACGGTATTGTTAAAGAACGTTTGCTACAAGATGACATCAAAGAAAAAGGTTTCTTGTTGGATGGTTATCCACGCACGATTGAGCAAGCACATGCCTTGGATGCAAGTTTGGCAGATTTGGGCATTGAATTGCAAGGGGTGATTAACATTGAAATCGACCCAGCAAAATTGGTGGAGCGTCTAAGTGGTCGTATCATTCATAAAGAAACGGGAGAAACCTTCCACAAGATCTTCAATCCACCAGTTGGTGATTATAAAGAAGAGGATTTCTACCAACGTGAAGATGATAAACCGGAATCTGTAAAACGCCGTCTAGAAGTCAATATTGCACAAGGTCAGCCAATCATCGACCATTACCGAAACAAAGGTTTGGTTCATGATATCGAAGGTGATCAAGATATCGAAGTGGTTTTTGCTGCGATCGATACAGTTTTAACAAATTTGAAATAA
- the rplX gene encoding 50S ribosomal protein L24, whose amino-acid sequence MFVKKGDKVRVIAGKDKGVEALVVTALPKVNKVIVEGVNIVKKHQKPNSENPQGAIVEKEAPIHVSNVQVLDKNGVAGRVGYKFVDGKKVRYNKKSGEVLD is encoded by the coding sequence ATGTTTGTAAAAAAAGGCGATAAAGTTCGCGTAATCGCTGGTAAAGACAAAGGCGTTGAAGCTCTTGTTGTAACAGCACTTCCAAAAGTAAACAAAGTTATTGTTGAAGGTGTTAACATCGTTAAGAAACACCAAAAACCAAACAGCGAAAACCCTCAAGGCGCTATCGTTGAAAAAGAAGCTCCAATCCATGTGTCAAACGTTCAAGTTCTTGACAAAAATGGTGTTGCAGGACGCGTTGGTTACAAGTTTGTAGACGGCAAAAAAGTTCGCTACAACAAAAAATCAGGCGAAGTGCTTGATTAA
- the infA gene encoding translation initiation factor IF-1, protein MAKEDVIEIEGKVVDTMPNAMFTVELENGHQVLATVSGKIRKNYIRILVGDRVTVELSPYDLTRGRITYRFK, encoded by the coding sequence ATGGCAAAAGAAGATGTGATTGAAATTGAAGGTAAAGTAGTCGATACTATGCCTAATGCTATGTTCACTGTTGAGTTGGAAAATGGACACCAAGTCCTTGCAACTGTTTCAGGAAAAATCCGTAAAAACTACATCCGTATTTTAGTCGGTGACCGTGTAACTGTTGAGCTTAGTCCTTACGACTTGACGCGTGGCCGTATCACATACCGCTTTAAATAG